Proteins from a genomic interval of Gemmatimonas sp.:
- a CDS encoding HAMP domain-containing sensor histidine kinase, translating to MRLTQRLLVQSAVVATLLVAIILGAVEWRVRHRLELQDTVAVGMAQPADRASLEAAADEALLGAIRNDVLIASGVALVVALLLARALAGQVTRPMQELRDMAQDLAGGDLTARPSRSISGGEVGDLADSLRRVAEQMETRLWEMQSEEALLVALTESLNEGVVAVDARKRVVRINERGRQLLNLRQPLPFPANELPQEPQLQEALQLVLSGAPPIVREIQLAGRTLALTVRALSGGGAVFAMYDLTPVRRLETVRSDFVANVSHELRTPLTIIGGFVETLQDDDVPPDLRRQFLGMAEANVQRMQRIVDDLLDLSRIESGGWRPAPVALRVEELAADALAPLQSRADDKGVSLAIDVAANARLIQCDPTAAGQILVNLAENALRHTAAGRVVVFAEREGDGVWMGVRDTGMGIGPEHLPRIFERFYRADPGRSREAGGTGLGLSIVRHLAEAHNGRVRAESTVGVGTTIAVWLPTPLPV from the coding sequence GTGCGGCTCACCCAGCGACTGCTGGTGCAGAGCGCCGTGGTCGCCACGCTCCTCGTGGCGATCATTCTGGGCGCCGTGGAGTGGCGGGTACGGCACCGGCTGGAGCTGCAGGATACCGTCGCTGTGGGCATGGCCCAACCGGCCGATCGGGCCAGCCTGGAAGCGGCCGCCGACGAGGCGCTGCTGGGGGCCATCCGCAACGACGTGCTCATTGCCAGCGGTGTTGCGCTCGTCGTGGCTCTGCTGTTGGCGCGCGCACTCGCCGGGCAGGTGACGCGCCCCATGCAGGAGTTGCGCGACATGGCGCAGGACCTGGCCGGCGGCGATCTCACGGCCCGACCGTCCCGGTCCATCAGCGGCGGCGAGGTGGGCGACCTGGCCGATTCGCTCCGCCGTGTGGCCGAGCAGATGGAAACGCGCCTCTGGGAAATGCAGTCGGAAGAAGCACTGCTGGTGGCGCTCACCGAGTCGCTCAATGAAGGCGTCGTGGCCGTGGACGCGCGCAAGCGGGTGGTGCGTATCAATGAGCGCGGACGTCAGCTGCTCAATCTGCGCCAGCCGCTCCCCTTCCCCGCCAACGAGCTGCCACAGGAACCGCAGTTGCAGGAAGCGCTGCAACTGGTGCTGTCGGGGGCCCCGCCCATCGTGCGCGAAATCCAGCTCGCCGGTCGCACGCTGGCCCTCACGGTACGCGCCCTGAGTGGAGGGGGCGCCGTGTTTGCCATGTACGACCTCACCCCGGTTCGCCGGCTCGAGACGGTACGCAGCGACTTCGTGGCCAACGTGTCCCACGAGCTGCGCACGCCGCTCACGATCATTGGCGGGTTCGTGGAGACGCTGCAGGACGACGACGTTCCGCCCGACCTCCGGCGGCAGTTCCTGGGCATGGCAGAGGCCAACGTGCAGCGCATGCAGCGCATCGTCGATGACCTGCTCGACCTCTCCCGCATCGAGTCGGGAGGATGGCGTCCGGCGCCGGTGGCGTTGCGCGTCGAGGAGCTCGCAGCGGATGCCCTCGCCCCGTTGCAGTCGCGCGCCGACGACAAGGGGGTTTCGCTGGCCATCGACGTTGCCGCCAACGCCCGGCTCATCCAGTGCGATCCGACCGCAGCCGGGCAGATTCTTGTCAATCTCGCCGAGAACGCCCTGCGCCACACGGCCGCGGGGCGTGTGGTCGTGTTTGCCGAACGCGAGGGGGACGGGGTATGGATGGGGGTGCGCGATACCGGGATGGGGATCGGCCCCGAACACCTGCCGCGCATCTTCGAGCGGTTCTACCGCGCCGATCCCGGTCGGTCCCGCGAGGCCGGCGGCACGGGCCTCGGCCTCTCCATCGTGCGCCATCTGGCGGAAGCGCATAACGGGCGCGTGCGGGCGGAGAGCACGGTTGGGGTGGGCACCACCATTGCGGTCTGGCTCCCCACCCCGCTGCCCGTCTGA
- a CDS encoding NAD-dependent deacylase produces the protein MVPTDPNLQRRRVASPPPTDPQTRAEALTVAAKALRAAEHVCVLTGAGVSAESGIPTFREAQTGTWAQFSPQELATPDAFAAHPKRVWQWYAARRAMVRAAQPNPAHVALVTLASRVAHCTLVTQNVDDLHERAGSRDVVRLHGSLMHVRCSAGCAGSFAATDEQLADVPTCPQCGALLRPDVVWFGETLPMPPFEAARNAAVACDVFISVGTSNIVEPAASLPWISATHGATVIVVNPTMEGQRSGPSILPIEGPAGVMLPRLIAEAFAGRRARRQAESA, from the coding sequence ATGGTCCCGACTGATCCCAATCTTCAGCGGCGCCGGGTCGCCTCCCCGCCGCCAACCGATCCCCAGACACGCGCCGAGGCGCTCACCGTAGCTGCCAAGGCGCTTCGCGCGGCCGAGCACGTGTGCGTACTCACGGGCGCCGGCGTGTCGGCCGAGAGTGGCATCCCCACCTTTCGCGAAGCGCAGACCGGCACCTGGGCGCAGTTCAGCCCACAGGAGCTGGCCACCCCCGACGCTTTTGCGGCCCACCCCAAACGGGTCTGGCAATGGTATGCCGCGCGTCGCGCGATGGTGCGGGCGGCACAGCCCAACCCGGCGCATGTGGCACTCGTCACGCTCGCGTCACGAGTCGCCCACTGTACTCTGGTTACCCAGAACGTGGACGACCTGCATGAGCGGGCCGGCAGCCGCGACGTTGTTCGGCTGCACGGCTCCCTCATGCACGTCCGGTGCAGCGCGGGGTGCGCCGGCTCGTTTGCCGCCACCGACGAGCAGCTCGCCGACGTGCCCACCTGTCCGCAGTGCGGGGCGCTCCTGCGCCCCGATGTGGTGTGGTTCGGGGAAACGCTCCCTATGCCCCCCTTCGAGGCCGCCCGCAACGCCGCCGTGGCGTGTGACGTGTTCATCTCGGTGGGCACATCCAACATCGTCGAGCCGGCAGCGTCGCTGCCGTGGATCTCGGCGACCCACGGGGCCACGGTCATCGTGGTGAATCCCACCATGGAAGGGCAGCGCTCAGGCCCCAGCATCCTCCCCATCGAAGGGCCGGCCGGGGTCATGCTGCCGCGGCTTATAGCCGAAGCCTTCGCCGGTCGCCGCGCCAGGCGGCAGGCGGAATCGGCCTGA
- a CDS encoding Ppx/GppA phosphatase family protein has protein sequence MTAPVARTGDVRIAAIDIGSNSVRQIIADVSPAGGIRVVDEMKAMPRLGDGLESTGALSSAAIDSAVAAVQRMVTLARQLAAARIEIVATSAVRDASNSSEFTARLTAATGQAVRVLSGEEEALLCFRSALAHFELGAGRTVVMDIGGGSLELVLAKDGLIERVASLPFGAVRLTEKFLTPAVRPRRVRALREHVREGLRKAVPVKDWRGAQVIGSGGTFTNLAGIVLARQRVTVRSAHGTRVTRAELEHVLEWLQRMEAPERQQVPGLNPARADIIVAGLAVAAEVLSRFDPRDLLTSAFGIREGILLEAARVTPRVADPGVARDRSVREFAERCHFEAPHARQVQALSLQLFDALESRLALTAADRRILSDAALLHDVGYHINYEKHHKHSFHLISHADLLGMTPAEQIMIAHIARYHRGAPPKPKHAGFGPLDRATRERIVKLSALLRFADGMDRGHVSAVGGMTVKWTTDAVLVTVHEAEGATNVRLECWGASRKRRLLEEVLGRPIVVLLPDGTQISADDEADGE, from the coding sequence ATGACGGCTCCAGTAGCACGCACCGGCGATGTTCGCATCGCGGCCATCGACATCGGGTCGAACTCGGTGCGGCAGATCATCGCCGATGTCTCGCCAGCGGGCGGCATTCGGGTGGTCGACGAAATGAAGGCCATGCCACGTCTCGGCGATGGCCTCGAGAGCACGGGGGCGCTGTCCTCCGCCGCAATCGACTCGGCGGTGGCGGCCGTGCAGCGCATGGTCACGCTGGCGCGGCAATTGGCCGCCGCGCGCATCGAAATCGTGGCCACCAGCGCGGTGCGTGACGCGAGCAATTCGAGCGAGTTCACGGCGCGCCTCACCGCCGCCACCGGGCAGGCGGTGCGGGTACTCAGCGGCGAAGAGGAGGCGCTGCTCTGTTTCCGCAGCGCCCTGGCGCACTTCGAGCTGGGCGCCGGACGCACCGTGGTCATGGACATTGGGGGCGGTTCCCTCGAACTCGTGCTCGCGAAGGATGGTCTCATCGAGCGAGTGGCCTCGCTCCCTTTCGGGGCCGTGCGGCTCACCGAGAAGTTCCTCACCCCCGCCGTGCGGCCGCGCCGCGTGCGGGCGCTCCGCGAGCATGTGCGCGAGGGGCTGCGCAAGGCCGTACCGGTCAAGGACTGGCGGGGCGCGCAGGTGATCGGGTCGGGGGGCACGTTCACGAACCTCGCGGGCATCGTGCTGGCGCGGCAGCGCGTCACCGTGCGATCGGCGCACGGCACGCGCGTCACGCGGGCCGAACTCGAACATGTGCTGGAGTGGCTGCAGCGCATGGAGGCGCCGGAGCGGCAACAGGTGCCCGGGCTCAACCCCGCACGCGCCGACATTATTGTGGCGGGGCTCGCCGTGGCCGCCGAAGTGCTGTCGCGCTTCGACCCGCGCGATCTGCTCACCTCGGCGTTCGGGATTCGCGAAGGCATCTTGCTGGAAGCGGCCCGCGTCACCCCCCGAGTGGCCGATCCCGGCGTCGCCCGCGACCGGTCGGTGCGGGAGTTCGCGGAACGCTGTCACTTCGAGGCACCGCACGCACGGCAGGTGCAGGCCCTGTCGCTGCAGCTGTTCGATGCCCTCGAGTCACGCCTCGCGCTGACGGCGGCGGACCGTCGCATCCTGTCCGATGCGGCGCTGCTGCACGATGTGGGCTACCACATCAACTATGAAAAGCATCACAAGCATTCCTTCCATCTCATCTCGCATGCCGATCTGCTGGGCATGACGCCGGCCGAGCAGATCATGATCGCGCACATTGCGCGCTATCATCGCGGCGCTCCGCCGAAGCCCAAGCACGCGGGCTTCGGTCCGCTCGATCGCGCCACCCGGGAGCGCATCGTGAAGTTGTCGGCGCTGCTGCGTTTCGCCGACGGCATGGATCGCGGGCATGTGAGCGCCGTGGGCGGTATGACGGTGAAGTGGACCACCGACGCGGTACTGGTGACGGTGCATGAAGCCGAAGGCGCAACGAACGTACGTCTTGAGTGCTGGGGCGCGAGCCGGAAGCGCCGGCTTCTGGAGGAGGTGCTGGGGCGGCCGATCGTGGTCCTGCTCCCCGACGGCACTCAAATCAGCGCCGACGACGAAGCCGACGGCGAGTGA
- a CDS encoding response regulator transcription factor — protein sequence MNAAPSTADRILVVDDETEIVALVAYHLAKTGYRVSTASSGQDALELARRERPSLIVLDLMLPGMSGFDVLEQLRLDESTRDIAVIMLTARREEPDRIRGLSLGADDYLTKPFSPAELVLRVAAILRRTGSAQPAGNTDALVIGPLHIDRAAMTVNVSGEAVDLTPTEFKLLLTLAERRGRVQGRGHLLETVWEAAPDIQTRTVDMHVQRLRTKLGTAGDLIETVRGFGYRLRATAPRAY from the coding sequence ATGAACGCTGCTCCGAGTACCGCTGATCGCATTCTCGTCGTGGACGACGAAACCGAGATCGTCGCCCTGGTGGCCTACCACCTGGCGAAAACCGGCTATCGCGTCTCCACGGCGTCGTCGGGGCAGGACGCACTCGAGCTGGCGCGCCGTGAGCGCCCGTCGCTCATCGTGCTTGACCTCATGCTGCCAGGCATGTCCGGGTTCGACGTGCTCGAGCAGCTGCGCCTCGACGAGAGCACGCGCGACATCGCCGTCATCATGCTCACGGCCCGCCGTGAAGAACCCGATCGCATCCGCGGCCTGTCGCTGGGTGCCGACGACTATCTCACCAAGCCCTTCTCGCCGGCCGAACTGGTGCTGCGCGTGGCGGCCATCCTGCGCCGGACCGGGTCCGCGCAGCCGGCGGGCAACACCGATGCGCTGGTGATTGGCCCGCTGCACATCGACCGGGCGGCCATGACGGTGAACGTGAGCGGCGAGGCCGTGGATCTCACCCCCACCGAGTTCAAGCTGCTCCTCACCCTGGCCGAGCGCCGCGGGCGCGTTCAGGGGCGCGGGCATCTGCTGGAGACGGTGTGGGAAGCCGCCCCGGACATTCAGACCCGCACGGTCGACATGCACGTGCAGCGACTGCGCACCAAGCTGGGCACCGCCGGCGACCTCATCGAGACCGTGCGCGGCTTCGGCTACCGACTGCGCGCCACGGCGCCGCGCGCGTACTGA
- a CDS encoding TonB-dependent receptor: protein MRISVHALYRAARRASRRAMLATTVTVVPAAVSVLLPASASAQEASTGKITGRIVDAVTGQPIPAAQIQVVGTAFGTQTAVDGRYTLLRVPAGTITLQVRRIGYGPKTVTGLLLPPNGALEQDISLRSADVQLAAVSVTATKEKGSVNDALNAQKNATNVVNAITAEQIARSPDNDAAAAAQRVSGVTVQDGKYLQVRGLSERYTTASLNGARIPSPEPERKVVPLDLFPASLLQDVTTAKTFTPDMPGDFAGANVNIRTREFPARRQVNYSTSFGFGDRVLGQTLPFAPRAGGELFGNASANRRMPSAIAGANFLGNVSQSQYNQMARQQRNVWSPSLRNGGVNGSFGMSTGGNNILGKRIGYVLSGNYGYSEEVRADERYAIGNQGANNTVVPLTEVRGQTGRASASWGGIANLSTLVGRNSRLALNTTVTRSADNEARSDRGFDENLNDSIQRTTLRYVERGVATMTGSGEHQLSDRNRTAWAVTFGQTDRREPDRSDVVYARTPEGPYQILASLDGARRLYFDLQENNVTGQVDHTINLGDVAKQNTLKVGAYLRTTDRTADAPIFAFISRAGESVVRQTPDVIFGEAQACDNCALINVQPIGQAGSYLASDRTAAGYLMSDIGLGSRVRMIAGARLEQARITVDASTQGGFTTTATLDNTDVLPSLLLNTQLSSTQNLRFGITRTLARPEYRELAPVTFRDVLGGVSVTGNAALVRSLIDNVDLRWEMFPNPGEVLSVGVFAKRFDRPIERLEQATSGAYQARFQNALSATNVGVELEARKQLGFLGSWGEAFTGFGNVTLMQSNVELDPTGGLTVTDQSRRLVGQAPYVINTGLTYSNMSGSTNATILYNVVGERITAAGVVPLPNIVEKPRHLLDLSLRFPVRGNLSARMDARNLLDARFRFMQGNLEREGWNAGRVVSMGLSWRQ, encoded by the coding sequence ATGCGGATTTCCGTTCACGCGCTCTACCGTGCCGCGCGTCGCGCTTCCCGTCGCGCGATGCTGGCGACCACGGTGACCGTTGTTCCCGCTGCCGTTTCCGTGCTTCTTCCCGCCTCCGCCTCTGCGCAGGAGGCATCGACCGGCAAGATCACCGGGCGCATCGTGGACGCCGTCACCGGCCAGCCCATTCCTGCGGCGCAGATTCAGGTGGTGGGCACCGCCTTCGGCACGCAAACGGCGGTCGATGGCCGATACACGTTGCTGCGCGTGCCTGCGGGCACCATCACGCTGCAGGTGCGCCGCATCGGCTACGGCCCCAAGACCGTAACGGGATTGCTGCTGCCGCCGAACGGCGCGCTGGAGCAGGACATCTCGCTGCGCAGCGCCGATGTGCAACTGGCCGCGGTCAGTGTCACGGCCACCAAGGAAAAGGGGTCGGTGAACGACGCCCTCAACGCGCAGAAGAACGCCACGAACGTGGTGAACGCCATCACCGCGGAGCAGATCGCGCGCAGCCCCGACAATGATGCGGCGGCCGCCGCGCAGCGCGTGAGCGGCGTGACGGTGCAGGATGGCAAGTACCTGCAGGTACGCGGCCTCTCCGAGCGCTACACCACGGCCTCGCTCAATGGTGCGCGCATTCCGAGCCCGGAGCCCGAACGCAAGGTCGTGCCGCTCGATCTGTTCCCGGCGAGCCTGCTGCAGGACGTCACCACGGCCAAGACCTTCACCCCCGACATGCCGGGTGACTTCGCGGGCGCCAACGTGAACATCCGCACCCGTGAGTTCCCCGCTCGCCGGCAGGTGAACTATTCCACGAGCTTCGGCTTTGGCGATCGCGTGCTGGGGCAGACGCTGCCCTTCGCCCCGCGCGCCGGCGGCGAGCTGTTCGGGAATGCGTCGGCGAACCGCCGTATGCCATCGGCCATTGCCGGCGCGAACTTTCTGGGCAACGTCTCGCAGTCCCAGTACAACCAGATGGCACGTCAGCAGCGCAACGTGTGGAGCCCGTCGCTCCGCAATGGTGGTGTGAACGGCTCGTTCGGAATGTCCACCGGCGGCAACAACATTCTGGGCAAGCGCATCGGGTACGTGCTGAGCGGCAACTACGGCTACAGCGAGGAAGTGCGCGCCGACGAGCGCTATGCCATTGGCAACCAGGGTGCCAACAATACGGTCGTGCCACTGACCGAAGTGCGCGGGCAGACCGGTCGCGCCAGCGCCTCGTGGGGGGGTATCGCCAACCTTTCGACGCTCGTGGGGCGCAACTCGCGCCTCGCCCTCAATACGACGGTTACCCGCAGCGCCGACAACGAGGCACGCTCCGACCGTGGTTTCGACGAAAACCTGAACGACAGCATTCAGCGCACCACGCTGCGCTACGTCGAGCGGGGAGTGGCCACCATGACCGGCTCTGGTGAGCACCAGCTGAGTGATCGCAACCGCACCGCCTGGGCGGTGACGTTCGGCCAGACCGACCGCCGCGAGCCCGACCGCTCCGACGTGGTGTACGCGCGCACCCCCGAGGGGCCCTACCAGATTCTCGCGTCGCTCGACGGCGCCCGTCGCCTCTATTTCGACCTGCAGGAGAACAACGTCACCGGCCAGGTCGATCACACGATCAATCTGGGCGACGTGGCGAAGCAGAACACGCTCAAGGTGGGCGCCTACCTGCGGACCACCGACCGCACGGCCGATGCCCCCATCTTCGCCTTCATCAGCCGCGCCGGTGAGAGCGTGGTGCGTCAGACACCCGATGTGATCTTCGGCGAAGCCCAGGCGTGTGACAACTGCGCCCTCATCAACGTGCAGCCCATCGGGCAGGCCGGTTCCTACCTGGCCAGCGACCGCACGGCGGCCGGGTATCTCATGTCGGACATCGGTCTGGGGTCGCGGGTGCGCATGATCGCCGGCGCGCGCCTCGAGCAGGCGCGCATCACCGTGGATGCCTCCACGCAGGGCGGGTTCACGACCACGGCCACGCTCGACAACACCGACGTGCTTCCCTCGCTGCTGCTCAACACGCAGCTGTCCTCCACGCAGAATCTGCGCTTCGGCATCACGCGCACGCTGGCGCGCCCGGAGTACCGCGAACTGGCCCCCGTGACCTTCCGCGATGTACTGGGCGGCGTGAGTGTCACTGGCAATGCGGCGCTGGTGCGGTCCCTCATCGACAATGTGGACCTGCGCTGGGAGATGTTCCCCAATCCCGGCGAGGTGCTCAGCGTGGGCGTGTTTGCCAAGCGCTTCGATCGTCCGATCGAGCGCCTCGAGCAGGCTACGTCGGGCGCCTATCAGGCGCGCTTCCAGAATGCGCTCAGCGCCACGAACGTGGGCGTGGAGCTTGAAGCCCGCAAGCAGCTCGGCTTCCTGGGCTCCTGGGGCGAGGCCTTCACCGGGTTCGGCAACGTGACGCTCATGCAGTCGAACGTGGAACTCGACCCTACCGGCGGCCTCACGGTCACCGACCAGAGCCGGCGACTGGTGGGCCAGGCCCCGTATGTGATCAACACGGGACTTACCTACTCGAACATGAGTGGCAGCACGAACGCCACGATTCTGTACAACGTGGTCGGCGAACGCATCACCGCGGCCGGTGTGGTGCCCCTCCCCAACATCGTGGAGAAGCCGCGCCACCTGCTCGACCTGTCGTTGCGGTTCCCGGTGCGCGGCAACCTCTCGGCGCGCATGGATGCCCGCAACCTGCTCGATGCCCGCTTCCGCTTCATGCAGGGCAATCTGGAGCGGGAGGGATGGAACGCCGGTCGCGTCGTCTCGATGGGGTTGAGCTGGCGGCAGTAG
- the ppk1 gene encoding polyphosphate kinase 1 yields the protein MSSVTSLSLPYLNRELSWLEFNARVLEEALDERVPLLERLKFLAIFSTNLDEFYMVRVAGLRRKVASGAPQYAPDPLAPAEQLVAIRTRVRELLARRRGVLKRELLPGLARHDIHLVKMESLDDAERARVHEFFEAQVFPVLTPLAVDPGHPFPYISNLSLSLAVDIRDPVTGKAHFARVKVPRSLPRWVPFGRGHCYVPLEDVIGAHLGALFPGMEVQRWFTFRITRYSDLDLGQMDQPEDMLETIEQQVFQRRFGEVVRLEVQHDMPERIRALLLEELSESETQLVAPLGPDDVHDVDDLLEMGDLMQLALTDLPELRDPPHTPQVPAPFRDGRNLFDVIRERDVLVHHPFESFSASVETFLEAAANDPQVLAIKLTLYRTSGDMAIVRALTEAAEAGKQVAVIIELQARFDETNNITFARTMESVGIHVAYGLPGLKTHAKTVLVVRRDADGIRRYGHIGTGNYNSKTARLYTDMGLFTCHPEIGADLSDLFNSLTGVSRQKYYRRLAVAPVTLRARLRELIERETAHAIAGRGGRIIAKMNALVDPEIIAALYRASQAGVKIDLIVRGICCLVPGLAGMSEHIRVVSIIGRFLEHSRLAFFANAGNPEYYIGSADWMPRNFDRRVEVMTPIEDQLLHKGLEAVLATCLNDNRQAWELGADGQYRRREPQGEAVRATHQILMKEPWGTEAARPPKRKKKGEAD from the coding sequence ATGTCCTCGGTCACGTCGCTGTCGCTGCCGTATCTGAATCGCGAGCTCTCGTGGCTCGAATTCAATGCGCGGGTGCTGGAAGAAGCCCTCGATGAACGGGTGCCGCTGCTCGAGCGCCTCAAGTTCCTGGCGATCTTCAGCACCAATCTCGACGAATTCTACATGGTGCGGGTCGCCGGACTGCGCCGAAAGGTGGCCTCCGGGGCTCCGCAATATGCCCCCGATCCGCTGGCACCGGCCGAACAGCTGGTCGCCATTCGCACGCGCGTGCGCGAGCTGCTGGCCCGTCGGCGCGGTGTACTCAAGCGCGAACTGCTTCCCGGACTCGCGCGCCACGACATCCATCTGGTGAAGATGGAGTCGCTCGACGACGCGGAGCGGGCGCGCGTGCACGAGTTCTTCGAGGCGCAGGTGTTCCCGGTGCTCACGCCGCTCGCGGTCGACCCCGGGCACCCGTTCCCCTACATCTCCAACCTGTCGCTCTCGCTGGCGGTCGACATCCGCGACCCGGTCACGGGCAAGGCGCACTTCGCGCGCGTGAAGGTGCCGCGCTCCCTACCGCGGTGGGTGCCGTTCGGGCGTGGGCACTGCTACGTGCCGCTGGAGGATGTCATTGGCGCCCATTTGGGGGCGCTGTTTCCGGGGATGGAGGTGCAGCGCTGGTTCACCTTCCGCATCACGCGCTACTCCGATCTCGACCTTGGGCAGATGGATCAGCCCGAGGATATGCTCGAAACGATCGAGCAGCAGGTGTTCCAGCGGCGCTTCGGGGAAGTGGTGCGGCTGGAGGTACAGCACGACATGCCCGAACGCATTCGCGCGCTGCTCCTGGAAGAGCTCAGCGAGAGCGAAACGCAACTGGTGGCGCCGCTGGGGCCGGACGATGTGCACGACGTGGATGATCTGCTCGAGATGGGCGACCTCATGCAGCTCGCCCTCACCGATCTCCCGGAGTTGCGCGATCCTCCGCACACGCCGCAGGTGCCCGCCCCGTTCAGGGACGGGCGCAACCTGTTTGACGTGATCCGGGAGCGGGATGTGCTCGTGCACCATCCGTTCGAATCGTTCTCGGCGTCGGTCGAGACGTTTCTCGAAGCGGCAGCCAACGATCCGCAGGTGCTGGCCATCAAGCTGACGCTGTACCGCACCTCGGGCGACATGGCCATCGTACGAGCGCTCACCGAGGCGGCCGAAGCCGGCAAGCAGGTGGCGGTGATCATCGAATTGCAGGCGCGCTTCGACGAAACCAACAACATTACCTTCGCCCGCACCATGGAAAGTGTGGGTATTCATGTGGCGTACGGTTTGCCGGGGCTCAAGACCCACGCGAAAACGGTGCTGGTCGTGCGCCGCGACGCCGACGGCATTCGTCGCTACGGGCACATTGGCACCGGCAACTACAACAGCAAGACGGCCCGGTTGTATACCGACATGGGCTTGTTCACCTGTCATCCGGAAATCGGCGCCGACCTGTCCGACCTGTTCAATTCTCTGACCGGTGTGTCGCGGCAGAAGTACTACCGACGGCTTGCCGTGGCGCCCGTCACGCTGCGGGCGCGGCTGCGTGAGCTCATTGAACGGGAAACGGCGCACGCGATCGCGGGGAGGGGAGGGCGCATCATCGCCAAGATGAATGCCCTCGTCGATCCCGAGATCATTGCGGCCCTGTACCGCGCGTCGCAGGCCGGCGTGAAGATTGACCTCATCGTGCGCGGCATCTGCTGCCTCGTGCCGGGATTGGCGGGCATGAGTGAGCATATCCGGGTGGTCAGTATCATCGGGCGCTTCCTCGAGCACTCACGCCTGGCGTTCTTCGCGAACGCCGGCAACCCGGAGTACTACATCGGCTCGGCCGACTGGATGCCGCGCAACTTTGATCGGCGTGTCGAAGTCATGACGCCCATCGAAGACCAGCTCCTGCACAAGGGGCTGGAGGCAGTGCTCGCCACCTGCCTGAACGACAACCGGCAGGCCTGGGAGCTGGGGGCCGACGGGCAGTACCGCCGGCGGGAGCCACAGGGTGAGGCGGTGCGCGCCACGCACCAGATCCTCATGAAGGAACCGTGGGGCACAGAGGCGGCGCGTCCGCCCAAGCGCAAGAAGAAGGGCGAGGCGGACTGA
- the pstS gene encoding phosphate ABC transporter substrate-binding protein PstS — protein MLAVALLPAVSCGEGTRKQPVDSARDSGAAREALPVAESERLVLTGVGATLPYPLYARWFNEYAAVAPVRITYRSEGSPQGIAAALNGSADFGATDIPVSDSAMQARGRAVVHIPMAVGAVAITYNVPGTTRPLRLSGEVVADLFRGRIAFWDDARLRAINPGVTLPHLAVRPVRRSDGSGTARIFARYLQLVQGASAAAAADAPWPGGDSVIVRDGNEAVAAEVKATAGTVAYLEVVYARQNRLPAAHIRNRAGQFVSPMPFEIATAAANTLDALAPFDDEGVSGFRVSLLDAKGKQAYPLAAFTWLLIAPSQLSATKRTALADFLRWALLEGAPSASSMGYVPLPSAVADAVLARVDGALRCDPCATGAASGTVR, from the coding sequence GTGCTTGCCGTTGCCCTGCTGCCTGCGGTGTCGTGTGGTGAGGGGACGCGCAAACAGCCCGTGGACAGCGCCCGCGACTCGGGGGCAGCCCGTGAGGCGTTGCCCGTGGCCGAGTCCGAACGGCTGGTGCTGACCGGCGTCGGCGCCACGCTGCCGTACCCGCTGTATGCGCGCTGGTTCAACGAGTATGCGGCGGTCGCCCCCGTGCGCATCACCTACCGCTCGGAGGGATCGCCGCAGGGGATCGCCGCGGCCCTCAACGGCTCGGCAGATTTCGGCGCGACCGACATTCCGGTATCCGACAGCGCCATGCAGGCCCGCGGACGCGCGGTGGTGCACATCCCCATGGCGGTCGGGGCCGTGGCCATTACGTACAACGTCCCCGGCACCACGCGTCCGTTGCGCCTGTCGGGTGAGGTCGTCGCCGATCTGTTTCGCGGGCGCATTGCCTTCTGGGATGACGCACGCCTGCGCGCCATCAACCCTGGCGTGACGCTGCCGCACCTGGCCGTGCGCCCGGTGCGCCGCAGCGACGGCAGTGGCACGGCACGCATCTTTGCCCGTTATCTGCAGCTGGTGCAGGGCGCGTCCGCCGCCGCGGCCGCAGACGCCCCATGGCCAGGCGGGGATTCGGTGATCGTGCGCGATGGGAACGAAGCGGTCGCGGCCGAGGTGAAGGCCACGGCCGGAACCGTGGCGTACCTCGAGGTGGTCTATGCGCGGCAGAATCGTCTGCCCGCGGCACACATCCGCAATCGCGCGGGGCAATTCGTGTCTCCCATGCCCTTCGAGATTGCGACCGCCGCCGCCAACACCCTCGACGCGCTCGCCCCGTTCGATGACGAGGGGGTGAGCGGGTTTCGCGTGTCCCTGCTGGACGCCAAAGGCAAGCAGGCGTATCCGTTGGCCGCCTTCACGTGGCTGTTGATCGCGCCGTCGCAACTTTCGGCAACCAAGCGCACTGCCCTTGCCGATTTTCTGCGTTGGGCGCTTCTCGAAGGGGCGCCCAGTGCCAGCAGTATGGGCTATGTGCCGCTTCCGTCCGCCGTGGCGGACGCCGTGCTGGCGCGGGTTGATGGGGCGCTGCGGTGCGACCCTTGCGCGACGGGGGCGGCTTCCGGTACGGTACGCTGA